One Felis catus isolate Fca126 chromosome D3, F.catus_Fca126_mat1.0, whole genome shotgun sequence DNA segment encodes these proteins:
- the MPPE1 gene encoding metallophosphoesterase 1 isoform X1, with protein MALIRLGFGRQHLCLLRRRSLLLSKLIAVVFAVLLFCEFLIYYLVILRCDWPEVKTPAHNSGQETLKAMFLADTHLLGEIRGHWLDKLRREWQMERAFQTALWLLQPEVVFILGDIFDEGKWSSPQAWADDVERFQKIFRHPHHVLLKVVAGNHDIGFHYQMSTYKIKRFEKVFNPERLFSWKGINFVMVNSVALEGDGCNLCSEAEAEIIEISHKLNCSREQEHHSSRCIDEQPLPASAPVLLQHFPLYRRSDANCSGDDAAPLEERDIPFKERYDALSREASQKLLWWLRPRLVLSGHTHSACEVLHGAGTMEISVPSFSWRNRNNPSFIMGMLTPTEYALAKCYLPYENTVLATYCVAVGFLAVLMLAHFKLLASPLLFGWNLLRKLKTT; from the exons ATGGCCCTGATCAGGCTGGGGTTTGGAAGGCAGCATCTTTGTCTGTTAAGGAGGAGGAGTTTATTGCTGTCGAAACTCATAGCCGTTGTCTTTGCTGTGCTTCTATTCTGCGAATTTTTAATCTATTACTTAGTGATCCTTCGATGCGATTGGCCTGAGGTGAAAACTCCAGCCCACAACAGTGGACAAGAGACTCTGAAAGCCATGTTTTTGGCTGATACTCACTTGCTTGGGGAAATTCGAGGCCATTGGCTAGACAAATTACGAAG GGAGTGGCAAATGGAGAGAGCCTTCCAGACAGCTCTGTGGTTGTTGCAGCCAGAAGTCGTCTTCATCCTAGGGGACATCTTTGATGAAGGGAAGTGGAGCTCCCCCCAG GCCTGGGCAGATGATGTGGAGAGGTTTCAGAAAATATTCAGACACCCACATCATGTGCTGCTGAAGGTGGTTGCTGGCAACCATGACATTGGCTTCCACTATCA GATGAGCACATACAAAATAAAACGATTTGAGAAAGTTTTCAACCCTGAAAGGCTGTTTTCTTGGAAAGGAATTAA ttTTGTGATGGTCAACAGTGTTGCCCTGGAAGGGGACGGCTGCAACCTTTGCTCTGAAGCAGAAGCTGAAATTATCGAAATTTCTCACAAACTGAATTGCTCCCGAGAG CAGGAACATCACTCCAGCAGGTGCATAGATGAGCAGCCGCTGCCGGCGTCAGCCCCAGTCCTTCTGCAG CATTTCCCCCTTTACCGGAGAAGCGATGCTAATTGTTCCGGGGACGACGCCGCACCTCTGGAAGAGCGGGACATCCCCTTTAAGGAAAGATACGATGCACTTTCCCGGGAGGCCTCACAAAAG CTGCTCTGGTGGCTCCGGCCGCGGCTGGTCCTGAGCGGCCACACGCACAGTGCCTGCGAGGTGCTCCACGGGGCGGGGACCATGGAGATCAGCGTGCCGTCTTTCAGTTGGAGGAACAGAAACAACCCCAGTTTCATCATG GGCATGTTGACCCCCACAGAGTACGCCCTTGCCAAGTGCTACCTCCCCTACGAGAACACCGTTCTGGCCACATACTGTGTAGCAGTTGGGTTCCTTGCGGTCCTCATGTTAGCTCACTTTAAGCTCCTAGCCTCGCCTCTTCTCTTTGGTTGGAACTTGCTCAGAAAACTTAAGACAACGTAA
- the MPPE1 gene encoding metallophosphoesterase 1 isoform X4: protein MALIRLGFGRQHLCLLRRRSLLLSKLIAVVFAVLLFCEFLIYYLVILRCDWPEVKTPAHNSGQETLKAMFLADTHLLGEIRGHWLDKLRREWQMERAFQTALWLLQPEVVFILGDIFDEGKWSSPQAWADDVERFQKIFRHPHHVLLKVVAGNHDIGFHYHFVMVNSVALEGDGCNLCSEAEAEIIEISHKLNCSREEHHSSRCIDEQPLPASAPVLLQHFPLYRRSDANCSGDDAAPLEERDIPFKERYDALSREASQKLLWWLRPRLVLSGHTHSACEVLHGAGTMEISVPSFSWRNRNNPSFIMGMLTPTEYALAKCYLPYENTVLATYCVAVGFLAVLMLAHFKLLASPLLFGWNLLRKLKTT, encoded by the exons ATGGCCCTGATCAGGCTGGGGTTTGGAAGGCAGCATCTTTGTCTGTTAAGGAGGAGGAGTTTATTGCTGTCGAAACTCATAGCCGTTGTCTTTGCTGTGCTTCTATTCTGCGAATTTTTAATCTATTACTTAGTGATCCTTCGATGCGATTGGCCTGAGGTGAAAACTCCAGCCCACAACAGTGGACAAGAGACTCTGAAAGCCATGTTTTTGGCTGATACTCACTTGCTTGGGGAAATTCGAGGCCATTGGCTAGACAAATTACGAAG GGAGTGGCAAATGGAGAGAGCCTTCCAGACAGCTCTGTGGTTGTTGCAGCCAGAAGTCGTCTTCATCCTAGGGGACATCTTTGATGAAGGGAAGTGGAGCTCCCCCCAG GCCTGGGCAGATGATGTGGAGAGGTTTCAGAAAATATTCAGACACCCACATCATGTGCTGCTGAAGGTGGTTGCTGGCAACCATGACATTGGCTTCCACTATCA ttTTGTGATGGTCAACAGTGTTGCCCTGGAAGGGGACGGCTGCAACCTTTGCTCTGAAGCAGAAGCTGAAATTATCGAAATTTCTCACAAACTGAATTGCTCCCGAGAG GAACATCACTCCAGCAGGTGCATAGATGAGCAGCCGCTGCCGGCGTCAGCCCCAGTCCTTCTGCAG CATTTCCCCCTTTACCGGAGAAGCGATGCTAATTGTTCCGGGGACGACGCCGCACCTCTGGAAGAGCGGGACATCCCCTTTAAGGAAAGATACGATGCACTTTCCCGGGAGGCCTCACAAAAG CTGCTCTGGTGGCTCCGGCCGCGGCTGGTCCTGAGCGGCCACACGCACAGTGCCTGCGAGGTGCTCCACGGGGCGGGGACCATGGAGATCAGCGTGCCGTCTTTCAGTTGGAGGAACAGAAACAACCCCAGTTTCATCATG GGCATGTTGACCCCCACAGAGTACGCCCTTGCCAAGTGCTACCTCCCCTACGAGAACACCGTTCTGGCCACATACTGTGTAGCAGTTGGGTTCCTTGCGGTCCTCATGTTAGCTCACTTTAAGCTCCTAGCCTCGCCTCTTCTCTTTGGTTGGAACTTGCTCAGAAAACTTAAGACAACGTAA
- the MPPE1 gene encoding metallophosphoesterase 1 isoform X2, which yields MALIRLGFGRQHLCLLRRRSLLLSKLIAVVFAVLLFCEFLIYYLVILRCDWPEVKTPAHNSGQETLKAMFLADTHLLGEIRGHWLDKLRREWQMERAFQTALWLLQPEVVFILGDIFDEGKWSSPQAWADDVERFQKIFRHPHHVLLKVVAGNHDIGFHYQMSTYKIKRFEKVFNPERLFSWKGINFVMVNSVALEGDGCNLCSEAEAEIIEISHKLNCSREEHHSSRCIDEQPLPASAPVLLQHFPLYRRSDANCSGDDAAPLEERDIPFKERYDALSREASQKLLWWLRPRLVLSGHTHSACEVLHGAGTMEISVPSFSWRNRNNPSFIMGMLTPTEYALAKCYLPYENTVLATYCVAVGFLAVLMLAHFKLLASPLLFGWNLLRKLKTT from the exons ATGGCCCTGATCAGGCTGGGGTTTGGAAGGCAGCATCTTTGTCTGTTAAGGAGGAGGAGTTTATTGCTGTCGAAACTCATAGCCGTTGTCTTTGCTGTGCTTCTATTCTGCGAATTTTTAATCTATTACTTAGTGATCCTTCGATGCGATTGGCCTGAGGTGAAAACTCCAGCCCACAACAGTGGACAAGAGACTCTGAAAGCCATGTTTTTGGCTGATACTCACTTGCTTGGGGAAATTCGAGGCCATTGGCTAGACAAATTACGAAG GGAGTGGCAAATGGAGAGAGCCTTCCAGACAGCTCTGTGGTTGTTGCAGCCAGAAGTCGTCTTCATCCTAGGGGACATCTTTGATGAAGGGAAGTGGAGCTCCCCCCAG GCCTGGGCAGATGATGTGGAGAGGTTTCAGAAAATATTCAGACACCCACATCATGTGCTGCTGAAGGTGGTTGCTGGCAACCATGACATTGGCTTCCACTATCA GATGAGCACATACAAAATAAAACGATTTGAGAAAGTTTTCAACCCTGAAAGGCTGTTTTCTTGGAAAGGAATTAA ttTTGTGATGGTCAACAGTGTTGCCCTGGAAGGGGACGGCTGCAACCTTTGCTCTGAAGCAGAAGCTGAAATTATCGAAATTTCTCACAAACTGAATTGCTCCCGAGAG GAACATCACTCCAGCAGGTGCATAGATGAGCAGCCGCTGCCGGCGTCAGCCCCAGTCCTTCTGCAG CATTTCCCCCTTTACCGGAGAAGCGATGCTAATTGTTCCGGGGACGACGCCGCACCTCTGGAAGAGCGGGACATCCCCTTTAAGGAAAGATACGATGCACTTTCCCGGGAGGCCTCACAAAAG CTGCTCTGGTGGCTCCGGCCGCGGCTGGTCCTGAGCGGCCACACGCACAGTGCCTGCGAGGTGCTCCACGGGGCGGGGACCATGGAGATCAGCGTGCCGTCTTTCAGTTGGAGGAACAGAAACAACCCCAGTTTCATCATG GGCATGTTGACCCCCACAGAGTACGCCCTTGCCAAGTGCTACCTCCCCTACGAGAACACCGTTCTGGCCACATACTGTGTAGCAGTTGGGTTCCTTGCGGTCCTCATGTTAGCTCACTTTAAGCTCCTAGCCTCGCCTCTTCTCTTTGGTTGGAACTTGCTCAGAAAACTTAAGACAACGTAA
- the MPPE1 gene encoding metallophosphoesterase 1 isoform X3, with amino-acid sequence MALIRLGFGRQHLCLLRRRSLLLSKLIAVVFAVLLFCEFLIYYLVILRCDWPEVKTPAHNSGQETLKAMFLADTHLLGEIRGHWLDKLRREWQMERAFQTALWLLQPEVVFILGDIFDEGKWSSPQAWADDVERFQKIFRHPHHVLLKVVAGNHDIGFHYHFVMVNSVALEGDGCNLCSEAEAEIIEISHKLNCSREQEHHSSRCIDEQPLPASAPVLLQHFPLYRRSDANCSGDDAAPLEERDIPFKERYDALSREASQKLLWWLRPRLVLSGHTHSACEVLHGAGTMEISVPSFSWRNRNNPSFIMGMLTPTEYALAKCYLPYENTVLATYCVAVGFLAVLMLAHFKLLASPLLFGWNLLRKLKTT; translated from the exons ATGGCCCTGATCAGGCTGGGGTTTGGAAGGCAGCATCTTTGTCTGTTAAGGAGGAGGAGTTTATTGCTGTCGAAACTCATAGCCGTTGTCTTTGCTGTGCTTCTATTCTGCGAATTTTTAATCTATTACTTAGTGATCCTTCGATGCGATTGGCCTGAGGTGAAAACTCCAGCCCACAACAGTGGACAAGAGACTCTGAAAGCCATGTTTTTGGCTGATACTCACTTGCTTGGGGAAATTCGAGGCCATTGGCTAGACAAATTACGAAG GGAGTGGCAAATGGAGAGAGCCTTCCAGACAGCTCTGTGGTTGTTGCAGCCAGAAGTCGTCTTCATCCTAGGGGACATCTTTGATGAAGGGAAGTGGAGCTCCCCCCAG GCCTGGGCAGATGATGTGGAGAGGTTTCAGAAAATATTCAGACACCCACATCATGTGCTGCTGAAGGTGGTTGCTGGCAACCATGACATTGGCTTCCACTATCA ttTTGTGATGGTCAACAGTGTTGCCCTGGAAGGGGACGGCTGCAACCTTTGCTCTGAAGCAGAAGCTGAAATTATCGAAATTTCTCACAAACTGAATTGCTCCCGAGAG CAGGAACATCACTCCAGCAGGTGCATAGATGAGCAGCCGCTGCCGGCGTCAGCCCCAGTCCTTCTGCAG CATTTCCCCCTTTACCGGAGAAGCGATGCTAATTGTTCCGGGGACGACGCCGCACCTCTGGAAGAGCGGGACATCCCCTTTAAGGAAAGATACGATGCACTTTCCCGGGAGGCCTCACAAAAG CTGCTCTGGTGGCTCCGGCCGCGGCTGGTCCTGAGCGGCCACACGCACAGTGCCTGCGAGGTGCTCCACGGGGCGGGGACCATGGAGATCAGCGTGCCGTCTTTCAGTTGGAGGAACAGAAACAACCCCAGTTTCATCATG GGCATGTTGACCCCCACAGAGTACGCCCTTGCCAAGTGCTACCTCCCCTACGAGAACACCGTTCTGGCCACATACTGTGTAGCAGTTGGGTTCCTTGCGGTCCTCATGTTAGCTCACTTTAAGCTCCTAGCCTCGCCTCTTCTCTTTGGTTGGAACTTGCTCAGAAAACTTAAGACAACGTAA